The Spirosoma radiotolerans genome has a window encoding:
- a CDS encoding phosphatase PAP2 family protein: MPITWHNYSKVKRGRYADFDLSNQTQRAGFYPIVLLFSGLFTLFLISTSPYQPFNRGAVCFFLLLTGSYAINIFLKVSLHTAVSFFLACALFGLDEYLGVLMGLFSVLIAVSRLVLKRHSLPEIIAGVLIGLVAGASL; encoded by the coding sequence TTGCCCATTACGTGGCATAACTACAGTAAAGTTAAACGAGGACGATACGCAGATTTCGACCTCTCCAACCAAACACAACGGGCTGGCTTCTATCCCATTGTGCTTCTTTTTAGTGGGCTTTTCACCCTATTCCTGATTTCAACTAGCCCTTACCAGCCTTTCAACCGTGGAGCCGTTTGTTTCTTTCTGTTGCTCACGGGTTCGTATGCAATCAACATTTTTCTTAAAGTATCGCTGCACACGGCTGTCAGCTTTTTTCTGGCTTGTGCTTTGTTTGGTTTGGATGAGTATCTGGGTGTGTTAATGGGTCTTTTTTCCGTTCTGATAGCCGTTTCCAGGCTTGTGCTGAAAAGGCACAGTTTACCCGAGATTATAGCCGGTGTTTTGATTGGCCTGGTAGCGGGTGCTAGTTTATAG
- a CDS encoding penicillin acylase family protein, whose product MRRSVVLPIGFMLSLLVLLICPLLQAQSVTKAEIARWQQQAKQITITRDTWGVPHIYGKTDADVVFGLLFTQCEDDFERVEENYITSIGRSAEVEGESALYQDLRARLFLDSTQAIAIYRKSPLWMKQLLDAFADGTNYYLYTHPDVKPKLLKRFQPWMPLMFSEGSIGGNISVVSTERLKAFYEQRKSTSWINHVDHYERESVGSNGFAIAPAKSATKNALLLINPHTSFYFRSEVHMISQAGLNAYGAVTWGQFFIYQGFNENCGWMHTTSYADSMDEYLETIEKKGNALFYKHGSDLKPVRTQKVRIPYKTASGMQYKEFTMYFTQHGPIAGEKDGKWIAIDMMNTPLNALSQSYLRTKATGYDSFKQVMKLNGNASNNTIFADKNGTIAYWHGNFMPKRDPKFDWEQPVDGSNPETDWKGLHSVDEIVQVRNPATGWIQNCNATPFTVSGSSSPDKGKYPTYMAPDAQNYRGINAARVLSQKTIFTLDTLIAAANDPHLTAFDELLPALLTAYQTVSGDAKNQSKDLTEAIQMLQTWDKAYGATSIGQTLAIYWGERIQRLARSRAAGDQRFDNLSLTAFTISSTSAQEKVTALAEVITELTRDFGTWKTPWGDINRYQRLTGKIQETYDDQKPSLPVAFTSSAWGSLAAFAAKTYPGTKKRYGSVGNSFVAVVEFGKRVKARSVVTGGQSSKPGMKHFTDQAPLYTVGKFKDVLFYPEDVKQHVERTYHPGE is encoded by the coding sequence ATGCGTCGTTCTGTAGTACTGCCAATTGGCTTTATGCTGAGTTTACTTGTCCTGTTGATTTGTCCCCTACTACAAGCCCAATCGGTCACGAAAGCCGAAATTGCCCGCTGGCAGCAACAGGCCAAACAGATAACGATTACCCGGGACACTTGGGGCGTTCCGCATATTTATGGTAAAACAGACGCTGATGTTGTTTTCGGGCTTCTGTTTACCCAATGCGAAGACGACTTTGAACGGGTGGAGGAAAACTACATTACGTCAATTGGCCGATCGGCTGAAGTGGAAGGCGAATCGGCGCTATACCAGGATTTACGGGCGCGTCTTTTTCTGGACTCGACGCAGGCCATTGCCATCTACAGGAAAAGTCCGCTCTGGATGAAGCAACTGCTGGATGCTTTTGCGGATGGCACCAATTATTATCTCTACACGCATCCGGACGTAAAACCGAAATTGCTTAAACGCTTTCAGCCCTGGATGCCGCTCATGTTCAGCGAAGGCAGTATTGGTGGTAATATCAGCGTCGTATCGACGGAACGGCTGAAAGCATTTTACGAACAGCGAAAATCAACTTCCTGGATCAATCATGTCGATCATTACGAGCGCGAATCTGTCGGGTCGAATGGGTTTGCTATTGCTCCTGCCAAAAGTGCCACGAAGAATGCGCTGCTTTTAATTAATCCGCATACATCGTTCTACTTCCGGTCGGAGGTACACATGATTAGTCAGGCGGGGCTGAACGCCTACGGGGCCGTTACATGGGGGCAGTTTTTCATTTATCAGGGATTCAATGAAAACTGTGGCTGGATGCATACCACCAGTTACGCCGACTCGATGGACGAGTATCTGGAAACGATTGAGAAAAAAGGAAACGCGCTCTTTTACAAACACGGCAGCGACCTGAAGCCAGTGCGTACGCAGAAGGTCAGGATTCCGTACAAGACAGCGTCGGGAATGCAGTACAAGGAGTTTACGATGTACTTCACGCAACACGGCCCCATTGCGGGCGAAAAAGATGGGAAATGGATTGCCATCGACATGATGAATACGCCGTTGAACGCTCTGTCGCAATCATATTTACGCACCAAAGCAACGGGCTACGATAGCTTTAAACAGGTGATGAAACTCAACGGCAATGCCTCTAACAACACCATTTTTGCCGACAAGAACGGGACCATCGCCTACTGGCATGGCAACTTCATGCCCAAACGCGACCCGAAGTTCGACTGGGAGCAGCCCGTCGATGGCAGCAACCCCGAAACCGATTGGAAAGGCCTACATTCGGTCGATGAGATCGTGCAGGTGCGGAACCCGGCTACTGGCTGGATTCAGAACTGCAATGCAACGCCCTTCACCGTGTCGGGCAGCAGCAGCCCCGATAAGGGCAAATACCCGACGTACATGGCGCCCGATGCGCAGAACTACCGGGGTATCAATGCCGCCCGGGTACTGAGCCAGAAGACGATTTTCACGCTCGACACGCTGATTGCAGCCGCTAATGATCCACACTTAACGGCTTTCGATGAGTTGCTTCCAGCTTTGTTGACCGCCTATCAGACGGTTTCGGGCGATGCCAAAAACCAGAGCAAAGATCTGACCGAAGCCATCCAGATGCTGCAAACGTGGGACAAAGCCTACGGAGCCACGTCGATTGGCCAGACGCTCGCGATTTACTGGGGCGAACGAATTCAGCGTCTGGCGCGTAGCCGGGCCGCTGGCGATCAGCGATTTGATAACCTAAGCCTGACGGCGTTCACCATCAGCAGTACCAGTGCGCAGGAAAAAGTAACGGCGTTGGCGGAGGTAATAACCGAACTTACGCGCGACTTCGGTACCTGGAAAACACCCTGGGGCGACATCAATCGGTACCAGCGCCTGACCGGCAAGATTCAGGAAACATACGACGATCAGAAGCCCAGCCTCCCGGTGGCCTTCACGTCCTCGGCCTGGGGTTCACTAGCCGCTTTTGCCGCAAAGACGTATCCCGGCACCAAAAAACGATATGGCAGCGTGGGAAACAGCTTTGTCGCCGTCGTTGAGTTCGGCAAGCGCGTAAAGGCCCGTTCGGTCGTGACAGGTGGGCAGAGCAGCAAACCCGGCATGAAGCACTTCACCGACCAAGCCCCGCTCTACACGGTGGGCAAGTTCAAAGACGTTCTGTTTTACCCCGAAGATGTGAAGCAGCACGTAGAGCGAACGTACCATCCGGGGGAGTAG
- a CDS encoding lipocalin-like domain-containing protein — MNCKSLPILIAVLAVLCGCQSKETSNPIVGTWELVSATSTEKDTSFSTFDPTHKMIKIINADHFSFLNHKLRPGNDSSSNEFSGGGGKYTLTDSVYTEHLDYFTNKQWEGNTFKFVVKVANDTLTQKGVEKLDKLGIDRVIVEKYKRVTE; from the coding sequence ATGAATTGTAAATCTTTACCCATTCTGATTGCCGTACTAGCTGTGTTATGTGGTTGCCAGTCAAAAGAAACGTCGAACCCAATCGTTGGCACCTGGGAACTGGTTTCGGCCACTTCCACAGAAAAAGATACGTCGTTTTCTACCTTCGATCCGACGCACAAAATGATCAAGATTATTAATGCAGATCATTTCTCATTCCTGAATCATAAACTCAGGCCGGGAAACGATTCGTCTTCCAATGAATTCAGCGGAGGGGGCGGCAAGTACACCTTAACGGATAGTGTATATACAGAACACCTGGATTATTTTACCAATAAGCAGTGGGAGGGCAACACCTTCAAATTCGTGGTTAAAGTTGCCAACGATACATTAACTCAAAAAGGCGTTGAAAAGCTTGACAAACTCGGTATCGACCGGGTTATTGTTGAAAAATACAAACGAGTCACTGAGTAA
- a CDS encoding DUF6624 domain-containing protein → MLYPDIAHELIERRAYDLRVRQQLITEGKLFGGYNPEMETVHLDNARRLREIMAQIGWPAQEQVGEDASQAAWLIVQHAISLPSLMKSALALMNEQKKTRTIDPVRLAFLSDRIAMYENRPQSYGTQFVHDDQGQLIPYSIADSIDHVNQRRRKLGLNTIEERLSELTAQLSVEQKKQPTAEERQLERAEYDAWRRKAGWIST, encoded by the coding sequence ATGTTGTATCCTGATATTGCACACGAGTTGATCGAACGTCGAGCGTATGACCTTCGCGTTAGGCAGCAACTTATCACAGAAGGAAAGCTGTTTGGTGGATATAACCCGGAAATGGAAACCGTGCATCTCGATAACGCCCGGCGACTTCGGGAAATAATGGCTCAGATTGGTTGGCCAGCTCAGGAACAAGTTGGAGAGGATGCCAGTCAGGCAGCCTGGTTAATTGTCCAACATGCCATCAGTTTACCATCGCTCATGAAAAGCGCTCTTGCGTTAATGAACGAGCAGAAAAAGACAAGGACGATCGACCCTGTTCGTTTGGCATTTCTGTCAGACCGAATTGCCATGTATGAGAATCGTCCCCAATCTTACGGTACTCAGTTTGTCCATGACGATCAGGGCCAACTTATACCTTATTCGATTGCCGATTCAATCGACCACGTGAATCAACGTCGTCGGAAGTTAGGCTTAAACACCATTGAGGAACGGTTAAGCGAATTGACAGCTCAATTGAGCGTTGAACAGAAAAAACAGCCAACGGCAGAGGAAAGGCAACTGGAGCGGGCGGAATATGATGCCTGGCGCAGAAAAGCAGGATGGATTTCCACTTAG
- a CDS encoding DUF3592 domain-containing protein yields MDLIKTGNRTMATVDELQKERGKKGRYTYRPIFKFTTVTGKEIHYEYSIASSPPDWAVGDKATIIYPTNNPEDALVLTYFGAFRWAIILLAIAAPLLIIGGGYFVFGLYAKQYLV; encoded by the coding sequence ATGGACCTGATTAAGACGGGAAACCGTACCATGGCCACCGTTGATGAACTGCAGAAGGAGAGAGGCAAAAAAGGAAGGTACACATACAGGCCCATTTTTAAATTCACTACCGTTACGGGTAAAGAAATCCATTACGAATACAGCATTGCCAGCTCTCCACCTGATTGGGCCGTGGGTGATAAAGCGACGATTATTTACCCGACCAACAATCCGGAAGATGCACTCGTCCTAACCTATTTTGGGGCCTTCCGATGGGCCATCATTTTGTTAGCCATTGCGGCTCCACTGCTTATTATTGGGGGTGGCTATTTTGTGTTTGGCCTTTACGCGAAGCAATATTTAGTATGA
- a CDS encoding TonB-dependent receptor, which translates to MRQFLNSTFFIGVLLLPLFAVAQNPPVINSTVSGKVIDAHTKEFLIGATVTIKGTTNGSVTDINGQFNLLTGQKLPFVVVVSFVGYQTKEISISDNNIDIQLEEGANQLADVVITSRRRQESAQDVPIPISVVSGNRAEDAGAFNVNRLKELVPTVQLYASNARNTTLNIRGLGSTFGLTNDGIDPGVGFYVDGVYYARPAATALDFIDIEQVEVLRGPQGTLYGKNTTAGAFNITTRPAGFTPSGTFELSYGNYGYIQAKGSLTGPLSKKLAARVSFTGTQRNGTFFNVHTQLPINDINNIGGRVQLLYTPNDNVRITLIGDVSQQKPNGYGWPVAGVVPTKRAAYRQFNAIIADLNYKLPYSSAFERIVDLDTPSKADNNLGGVSLNADIKIGNGTLTSTTAWRHWQWTPLNDRDYIGLPVFTISSGNSVHDQWSQEIRYSGKISPRLSGVVGLFGLWQDLKSDPVQTEEAGSAQWRFAQSSTSPLWKTPGLFDNFGIRTTNRIQSTGLAAFGQLDWAVTNNFHVLPGIRYNYDKKVANYKRETYGGLQTTDPALLALKNTVYTNQAFDTDVSEGNFSGQVTLQYRAGRAINAFGTYAISYKPVGINIGGLPTANGQTLLDLARVKPEHVNHIEFGLKTKPSPNSTLNVVAYNTEIRDFQTQVQTPEPGVNRGYLANAEKVRVMGVEVDGNVRVANRLTLNAAVAYTDGKYVSFKNAPVPLEETGGEQAFKDISGGVLPGISKWSGSVGGEVTARGNLISLKGNYFFGLDAFYRSSFSSSPSPSQYLNIDGYSLANSRLGFRSSTGITIFIWSRNLFNTNYYEQLLAAPGSAGHYAGIVGDPRTYGLTMRYTF; encoded by the coding sequence ATGAGACAATTTTTAAATTCAACTTTTTTCATAGGCGTACTTCTTCTACCCTTATTTGCAGTAGCGCAAAACCCGCCCGTAATCAATTCAACGGTATCTGGAAAAGTTATTGACGCTCACACGAAAGAATTCCTGATTGGTGCTACCGTCACCATTAAAGGCACAACAAACGGTAGCGTTACCGATATAAACGGCCAGTTCAATCTGCTTACTGGCCAGAAACTCCCCTTCGTTGTTGTCGTTTCGTTTGTCGGTTATCAGACCAAAGAAATTAGTATAAGTGATAACAACATAGATATTCAGCTTGAAGAAGGAGCCAATCAACTAGCCGATGTCGTGATTACGTCCCGGCGTCGGCAAGAGTCGGCACAGGACGTTCCTATTCCAATCTCCGTTGTCAGTGGTAACCGTGCCGAAGATGCGGGCGCGTTCAACGTGAACCGCTTGAAAGAATTGGTACCAACCGTTCAGTTATATGCCTCCAATGCCCGAAATACAACGCTCAATATCCGTGGCTTAGGCTCTACTTTCGGGTTAACGAACGATGGTATTGATCCAGGCGTCGGATTTTATGTAGACGGCGTTTACTACGCTCGTCCGGCAGCTACGGCGCTCGATTTCATCGACATTGAACAGGTGGAAGTATTAAGAGGTCCTCAAGGAACGTTATATGGCAAAAACACAACCGCTGGCGCGTTTAATATTACAACGCGTCCTGCCGGTTTTACCCCAAGTGGAACGTTCGAACTTAGCTATGGTAATTACGGCTATATCCAGGCCAAGGGATCACTCACAGGGCCACTGAGTAAAAAGCTTGCCGCCAGGGTATCGTTTACCGGTACGCAACGGAACGGTACCTTTTTCAACGTACACACCCAGTTGCCGATCAACGACATCAACAACATTGGGGGGCGGGTGCAACTCCTGTATACGCCAAATGACAACGTAAGAATTACCTTGATTGGCGATGTTTCCCAGCAGAAACCAAATGGATACGGTTGGCCCGTGGCCGGTGTTGTTCCTACCAAACGAGCCGCCTATCGTCAATTCAACGCCATCATTGCCGATTTAAATTATAAACTCCCGTATTCAAGCGCGTTTGAACGGATCGTTGATCTGGATACGCCTTCCAAAGCGGATAACAACCTGGGTGGCGTGTCGTTGAATGCGGACATCAAAATAGGCAATGGTACGTTAACCTCTACAACAGCCTGGCGTCACTGGCAGTGGACTCCCCTGAATGACCGTGATTACATCGGTTTGCCCGTCTTTACCATTTCGTCAGGAAACTCGGTTCATGATCAGTGGTCGCAGGAAATAAGGTACTCCGGTAAAATTTCACCCCGATTGAGCGGTGTCGTTGGCTTATTCGGGCTGTGGCAAGATTTAAAATCCGACCCTGTTCAGACCGAAGAAGCGGGTTCTGCTCAATGGCGTTTTGCGCAAAGTTCCACCAGTCCCCTCTGGAAAACACCGGGTCTGTTTGATAACTTTGGTATTCGCACCACCAACAGAATCCAAAGTACAGGTTTAGCGGCCTTCGGTCAACTCGACTGGGCCGTAACCAACAATTTCCACGTGCTACCAGGTATCCGGTACAATTACGACAAGAAGGTAGCCAACTACAAACGGGAAACCTACGGTGGTCTGCAAACGACCGATCCAGCTTTGCTGGCGTTAAAGAATACAGTTTATACGAATCAGGCGTTCGATACGGACGTATCAGAGGGTAATTTCTCAGGACAGGTTACGCTGCAATACAGAGCCGGGCGGGCAATCAATGCCTTCGGTACGTATGCTATCAGCTACAAACCCGTCGGGATTAATATTGGTGGATTACCAACGGCCAATGGGCAGACATTACTTGACCTGGCTAGGGTGAAGCCCGAACATGTAAACCACATCGAATTTGGCTTGAAAACAAAACCATCGCCTAACTCTACCCTGAATGTGGTCGCTTATAATACAGAAATCAGAGACTTTCAGACACAAGTACAAACGCCTGAGCCGGGCGTTAACAGAGGTTATCTAGCCAACGCCGAGAAGGTGCGGGTAATGGGTGTTGAAGTAGACGGAAATGTGCGGGTAGCCAATCGACTAACCCTCAACGCAGCCGTTGCCTATACGGATGGCAAGTACGTGTCCTTTAAAAATGCGCCAGTGCCGCTTGAAGAAACGGGTGGCGAACAAGCATTCAAAGATATTTCGGGTGGCGTCTTGCCTGGCATCTCAAAATGGTCAGGTTCTGTGGGGGGCGAAGTAACCGCCAGAGGAAATCTCATCAGTTTGAAAGGCAATTACTTCTTCGGTTTGGATGCCTTCTACCGCTCATCATTTTCGTCGAGTCCATCACCATCCCAATATTTGAATATTGATGGCTACTCGCTGGCAAACAGCCGGTTAGGCTTTAGATCTTCCACAGGAATCACGATTTTCATCTGGAGCCGAAATCTTTTCAACACAAACTATTACGAGCAGTTACTGGCAGCTCCAGGCAGTGCAGGACATTATGCCGGCATTGTCGGTGATCCCAGAACGTACGGCCTGACGATGCGCTACACATTTTAA
- a CDS encoding DUF6602 domain-containing protein: MKQDKSIVNKKSEKSIHKMIAEVDGVCQEWIHNENYFQADRFAKKLKAETDWFERIIKHQPSVGQFYEYILKAQLKEFLPEKYNIGTGFVYDIAEQKHSQQLDIVIYESNNKAPIYKMGDFVIIEPSEVITVCEVKKTLKKSDVKKLIQNNLLANTGSYPNEEHGIQYINLFAFNSSVKADALVKMMLIEMNSILENFIKWSDNDKQLFIPIPYLTLPNIFLFNEGKIVKSRLSAPKAGPFKIEILIEELGIEGISGDFLLTCTAYNQSTGKGNFIGSNLRIVAINKKEYFTVSIFLVNIFSMAEIRNHFLEEKEKVENFLVSQKKPYRVFLPKKLPLVGFKSFEEFTKDRRVIFDSSY, encoded by the coding sequence ATGAAACAGGACAAATCAATAGTGAATAAAAAAAGTGAAAAATCAATTCACAAGATGATAGCAGAAGTAGATGGGGTATGTCAGGAATGGATACATAACGAAAACTATTTTCAAGCAGATAGATTTGCAAAAAAACTAAAAGCTGAAACTGACTGGTTTGAGAGAATCATAAAGCATCAACCGTCTGTGGGTCAATTCTATGAATATATCTTAAAAGCTCAATTAAAAGAGTTTCTACCAGAGAAATACAACATAGGTACAGGGTTTGTGTACGACATTGCTGAACAGAAGCACAGTCAGCAATTAGATATAGTTATATATGAAAGCAATAACAAAGCGCCTATTTATAAAATGGGTGATTTTGTTATTATTGAGCCGAGTGAAGTTATTACTGTTTGTGAAGTAAAAAAGACACTAAAAAAAAGTGATGTTAAAAAGCTTATTCAAAACAATTTATTAGCAAATACTGGGTCATACCCAAACGAAGAGCATGGAATACAATACATAAATCTTTTCGCATTTAACTCAAGCGTAAAGGCTGATGCTTTAGTTAAAATGATGTTGATAGAAATGAATAGTATCTTGGAAAATTTTATAAAATGGTCTGATAATGATAAACAATTATTTATCCCAATACCTTATTTAACACTTCCTAATATATTTCTCTTTAATGAAGGTAAGATAGTTAAAAGTAGGCTGTCAGCTCCTAAAGCTGGACCTTTCAAAATTGAAATTCTTATCGAAGAGTTAGGTATAGAAGGGATATCAGGTGATTTTTTGCTCACATGTACAGCGTATAACCAATCAACCGGCAAAGGAAATTTTATAGGCTCTAACTTAAGAATCGTAGCAATCAACAAAAAAGAATATTTTACAGTAAGCATATTTTTGGTTAATATATTTTCTATGGCTGAGATTAGAAACCATTTTTTAGAAGAGAAAGAAAAGGTAGAAAACTTCTTAGTATCTCAAAAAAAGCCTTACAGAGTGTTTCTTCCTAAAAAACTTCCTTTAGTTGGTTTTAAATCATTTGAAGAGTTCACAAAAGATAGACGTGTTATTTTTGATTCAAGCTACTAG
- a CDS encoding PH domain-containing protein: protein MTTYKSKIGPELAIPLSLLLGGEGALMIYNRSWPGLLIIIVVSLFIAHLFLTTYYQIDGRTLTIRSGFLLNKSLDISAIRKIEETRNPQSSPAISLDRLEIWYNKFDSVLVSPKDKIGFIRELTALNPAIDVRLKSHNWEGVYQR, encoded by the coding sequence ATGACAACGTATAAATCAAAGATAGGCCCTGAATTAGCTATCCCGCTATCCCTGCTTCTGGGCGGAGAAGGTGCCCTCATGATTTATAATAGAAGTTGGCCCGGCTTACTCATTATAATCGTCGTTTCGTTATTTATCGCTCATTTATTTTTGACGACTTATTATCAAATCGACGGAAGAACGCTAACAATACGTAGTGGATTTCTGCTAAATAAGTCGCTTGACATCAGTGCGATCAGGAAAATTGAAGAAACTCGTAATCCTCAAAGTTCACCCGCAATTTCGTTAGATAGACTTGAGATCTGGTACAATAAGTTCGACAGTGTGCTTGTTTCGCCGAAGGATAAAATAGGCTTTATTCGTGAACTGACCGCGCTAAATCCTGCTATTGACGTTCGGCTTAAAAGCCATAATTGGGAAGGTGTTTACCAAAGATAA
- a CDS encoding RNA polymerase sigma factor, with protein sequence MSKQLIEQCQQGNAFAQKRLFDQYANRLFRVSLRYVRHEPEAEEVLMNGFLKAFRGIGDFSYRDDNGLEAWLRRIVVNEALQFLRANKHLPLFRADEETEYQPDPDPLPDAGLDAERIYALIRELPTGYRTVFNLYALEGYTHREIADQLRISENTSKSQLSKARALLQTWLTKHGYETETRRIS encoded by the coding sequence ATGTCGAAGCAACTCATCGAACAATGCCAGCAGGGTAACGCCTTCGCCCAGAAACGGCTGTTCGATCAGTATGCCAACCGGCTGTTTCGTGTCAGTTTGCGCTACGTGCGGCATGAGCCCGAAGCCGAAGAGGTGCTGATGAATGGGTTTCTGAAAGCCTTTCGAGGCATCGGTGATTTCTCCTATCGCGACGATAACGGTCTGGAAGCGTGGCTCCGGCGAATTGTGGTGAATGAAGCCCTGCAATTCCTGCGCGCCAACAAACACCTGCCGCTTTTCCGGGCCGATGAAGAAACCGAGTACCAGCCCGACCCCGACCCGTTGCCCGATGCGGGACTGGATGCTGAACGAATCTACGCCCTCATCCGGGAACTACCGACGGGGTATCGTACGGTATTCAACCTCTATGCCCTTGAAGGCTATACCCACCGCGAAATTGCCGACCAGTTACGCATCTCCGAAAACACCTCAAAATCACAATTGAGCAAAGCACGTGCGTTGTTACAAACCTGGCTAACCAAACATGGCTATGAAACAGAAACCCGACGAATCTCCTGA